The Populus trichocarpa isolate Nisqually-1 chromosome 11, P.trichocarpa_v4.1, whole genome shotgun sequence genome has a segment encoding these proteins:
- the LOC18102986 gene encoding cytosolic sulfotransferase 11-like yields the protein MESSLPSTQILDSGDSAERKNEAKNYNEVMSTFPKVKGLNGYDYYLYQGFWYAPFFLEGLLSVQERFNPQSTDIFVASCPKTGTTWLKALTFAIFTRSRLSGSTTSSLLTKMPHDCVPFLEYHLAQNPSNRDLAIPLGRKGCFCFFVVLSCQAANVEKC from the exons atgGAATCCTCTTTGCCTTCCACCCAAATCTTGGATTCTGGTGACAGTGCAGAGAGGAAAAATGAAGCTAAAAATTACAATGAAGTGATGTCCACCTTTCCGAAAGTTAAAGGCTTGAATGGGTATGATTATTACCTGTACCAAGGCTTTTGGTACGCTCCCTTCTTCTTGGAAGGACTCTTGTCTGTTCAAGAGCGCTTCAATCCTCAATCCACTGATATATTTGTCGCCAGTTGTCCAAAAACTGGCACAACTTGGCTTAAGGCCCTCACTTTTGCTATTTTCACACGATCCCGTTTAAGTGGTTCAACAACTAGTTCTTTACTTACCAAGATGCCACATGACTGTGTTCCTTTTTTGGAATATCACCTTGCTCAAAACCCCAGTAATCGGGACTTGGCAATTCCTCTG GGACGCAAAGGatgcttttgtttctttgtggTACTTTCTTGCCAGGCTGCAAATGTCGAAAAATGTTGA